Proteins encoded within one genomic window of Spirulina major PCC 6313:
- a CDS encoding spermidine synthase — translation MSGDNAIASLWLKDYLTAWDVYEHGISRILLHQRTAFQDLMIVELENSHKALILDGLWQSCTRDEFLYHEPLVHPAFLTHQAPKNVLVLGGGEGATVREILRWKTVERVVMVDIDGDVVAACRHWLPEMHAGVFDDPRVEVVIGDALDYVANAVPEWDVIISDLSEPIEQGPSFALFTQEFFAQLNQLLTPGGVLVVQGGSVAIANLTFHARLANTLQTVFPHVLSYTSTIPTFGEPWGFLLCRQTPMNRRPDPDAIDQLLATHTTGGCRCIDGIAYLGLCQTPLYVRDAIAQTTEVYTRDRPARYPNAQGILEG, via the coding sequence ATGTCCGGTGATAACGCGATCGCCAGTTTATGGCTTAAAGATTATCTTACGGCGTGGGATGTCTATGAGCATGGCATCAGCCGCATATTACTGCACCAACGGACGGCCTTTCAGGATTTAATGATCGTCGAACTGGAAAATTCCCACAAAGCCCTGATCCTAGATGGCCTCTGGCAGTCTTGCACACGGGACGAATTTCTCTACCATGAACCCCTCGTCCATCCTGCCTTTTTAACCCACCAAGCCCCCAAAAACGTCCTTGTCCTCGGTGGCGGCGAAGGGGCAACGGTGCGGGAAATTCTGCGCTGGAAGACGGTGGAACGGGTGGTGATGGTGGATATTGACGGGGATGTGGTGGCAGCCTGTCGGCACTGGTTACCGGAAATGCACGCGGGGGTGTTTGATGATCCACGGGTGGAGGTGGTGATCGGCGATGCCCTGGACTATGTGGCGAACGCTGTGCCGGAATGGGATGTAATTATTTCGGATCTCTCCGAACCGATTGAACAGGGCCCCTCTTTCGCGCTGTTCACCCAAGAATTTTTTGCGCAGTTAAATCAACTCCTGACCCCCGGTGGGGTGCTGGTGGTGCAGGGGGGATCGGTGGCGATCGCCAATCTTACCTTCCATGCCCGCCTCGCCAACACCCTGCAAACAGTTTTCCCCCATGTGCTCTCCTACACCTCCACAATTCCCACCTTTGGCGAACCCTGGGGCTTTCTCCTCTGTCGCCAAACCCCCATGAACCGCCGCCCTGACCCTGATGCCATTGACCAACTCCTCGCCACCCACACCACGGGCGGCTGCCGCTGCATCGACGGCATCGCCTATTTAGGCCTCTGTCAAACGCCGCTGTATGTGCGTGATGCGATCGCGCAAACAACGGAGGTCTACACGCGCGATCGCCCCGCCCGCTACCCCAACGCCCAAGGCATCCTAGAGGGGTGA
- a CDS encoding ATP-binding protein gives MLEIAKEDILSRLQFDNPWWETGRGGKVIYENTPRRKYFAAFSQNIVDTSVRRAIVLMGPRRVGKTVMVYHTIRLLLDSGISPENILYVSLETPIYTGLPLEKILGYFQELFNHDRNSELFVFFDEIQYLREWEIHLKSLVDSFPYCRFIATGSAAAALRLKSTESGAGRFSDYILPPLTFAEYLMFIEKEDELIDTDIHDSEDSGYPSKKYEFVSKDIDQLNEIFIDYLNFGGYPEAVFSETIRQDPGQYIKSDIIDKVLLRDLPSLYGISDIQELNRLFTTLAYNSGNEVSIEGLSQSSGVAKNTIKRYLEYLEAAFLIRRVERIDQNAKKFKRAVCFKVYLTNPSMRAALFGPLDADSKVMEAMTETAIFSQWQHSKMIELYYARWKTGEIDIVHLDVANQSPSWIVEVKWSDRPHSSHSELDNCTEFVKRNPSVSQPILVTSKTIRDHDFSYKDVRFHFEPASLYAYVLGANILRNIDNKIKQSRARALPPE, from the coding sequence ATGCTCGAGATCGCAAAAGAAGACATCCTCTCCCGCCTTCAATTTGATAATCCTTGGTGGGAGACAGGCCGTGGCGGGAAAGTAATCTATGAAAATACGCCACGGCGCAAGTACTTTGCGGCTTTCTCTCAAAACATCGTGGATACAAGTGTGCGTCGAGCAATAGTTTTGATGGGCCCCAGACGTGTTGGTAAAACTGTCATGGTCTATCACACTATTCGTCTGCTCCTAGATTCTGGTATTAGCCCGGAGAATATTTTATATGTCTCTCTTGAAACTCCAATTTATACAGGGCTTCCATTAGAGAAGATACTTGGTTATTTTCAAGAACTATTCAACCATGATCGTAACTCAGAATTATTTGTCTTTTTTGACGAAATTCAATACTTGCGTGAGTGGGAAATTCATCTAAAATCCCTGGTTGATTCATTCCCATACTGTCGATTTATTGCTACTGGTTCTGCTGCTGCTGCTCTAAGGCTTAAAAGCACTGAGTCTGGTGCTGGTCGATTTAGCGACTATATCCTGCCACCACTAACCTTTGCTGAATACTTGATGTTCATAGAAAAAGAAGATGAGTTAATAGACACGGATATTCATGACTCTGAAGATTCTGGTTATCCATCTAAGAAGTATGAGTTTGTATCTAAAGATATCGATCAGTTGAATGAGATTTTTATTGATTATCTAAACTTTGGTGGATATCCAGAGGCTGTCTTTTCTGAGACAATTCGACAAGATCCTGGGCAATACATCAAAAGTGATATTATTGATAAAGTTTTACTGCGAGATTTGCCAAGCCTTTATGGAATTAGTGATATTCAAGAACTGAATAGACTTTTCACAACCCTGGCGTATAATTCAGGCAATGAAGTAAGTATCGAGGGATTATCGCAATCCTCTGGTGTAGCTAAAAATACTATCAAGCGTTACCTTGAGTATCTCGAGGCTGCATTCCTAATCCGCCGGGTGGAGAGAATCGATCAAAACGCAAAAAAGTTTAAGCGAGCAGTTTGCTTTAAGGTCTATTTAACAAACCCATCGATGCGTGCTGCGCTCTTTGGTCCGCTTGACGCAGACTCTAAGGTAATGGAAGCCATGACAGAAACTGCTATTTTTAGCCAATGGCAACACAGTAAAATGATTGAACTTTACTACGCGCGATGGAAAACTGGAGAGATTGACATTGTACATTTAGATGTCGCCAATCAATCACCTTCTTGGATCGTTGAGGTTAAGTGGAGTGATCGCCCTCATAGTTCGCATTCTGAACTGGATAACTGCACAGAATTTGTGAAAAGGAATCCAAGTGTATCTCAACCGATCTTGGTGACAAGTAAAACTATCAGAGATCACGATTTTTCATATAAAGATGTACGATTTCATTTCGAGCCTGCTAGTTTATATGCTTATGTTCTTGGTGCAAATATATTGCGAAATATTGACAACAAGATTAAGCAATCTCGTGCCAGGGCACTACCTCCTGAATAA
- a CDS encoding CHAT domain-containing protein: MLQQWLKTISKRIGTASESPEFELGAENARGINADQPLNDRDYEFLFTQLLEGIAHGWQPVRIQRFFETLATRGTIAQWSEWLQRYGTKILASSAPNITLARRMVALGEQTRSLPELKQFGETASGIGRLLLARDRKDDNDTWQYDEQPLAPPPVSSPEEELPASSELNPPIATPDLPPVEPPSPVTEAAIPASEDSEEEPKAIPLDELLVRLQGDENLVQQVAQRLGLDTSDPQEIIQELVRQINQRNAATESSPTPAAAPIMGNAAAEQAFNEGVQSYEAGRYEEAIASWDRAIQLKPDYHQAWGNRGLGLKNLKRYEEAIASYGRAVELKPDFYKAWYNRGLALDELNRYPEAIAAYDQVIAIRPEFHKAWFSRGNSLEQLGEFEGAIAAYSQAIHLKEDFQKAWFNRGQCLNQLGRYDEAIHSFDGALHLRKDDLEGWQQRGFAFMALGQYDEAVNSYARALSITPNDPDLLSAQGEALAGAGSYAQALAVYDQVITHHGDLPLVWCQRGQVLASLGWENDAIASYRHALELDVSLAPAWYGCGEILSQHRDYIGALDCYDHALQREPQATLAWVSRAQVLLALDRTEEAIASFDRSLQLQTHRWQAWQGRSQAARQSPHPDLLLTSLSGLAQNHPALNQRGYDGQLATLLHGLEQVSPQQYPEAWARIQHHLGLAIVAEALETAEPASRLRQALTHYDAALQCLDADQFPQAYLEILQAKILAELHLEEFSQAQATYRQGRDRCQNILNDANVTWEHKRQLAMAMAVLNQLYVDVMIQAGELATALEWAEQSRNFAIAWLWERLPLQEGSLKWAEIQRRLDDNTAMLYWHCSPAGLTTFVITAQTAEPVVLGHTPNVVLNVVLSPSLRSRVEQAKQNSEASLSILLELLGMESETPTLTPEPEPAPPAPTGLDARTQREQFLPWFNTWQTHSTEPGWLQVHLPEQLRHLDQLLGIASLLDTFKDKAINHLILVPHQALQALPLHALFPDRFTISYLPSLRLAQPSSLPPISTPSPTANPWPQSEADEDWLSLGLADTPTPEQPDVSLLCLESQLDSRPDVALETGLVCHQFTKVQRLNADITSATASRQFLGGGYRYWHCFTPIMQNSKQPPQSYLALNDRTKLTFADLGSLALGECELISFAYPPQTTTPYPAIEPDLVNGMTALLSQGVTYVLYPLWEVDGHARMLFMIEFYRRLALGSSAIVAHKQVQLWLRTVTPQELVRWYLDRAQDMETAPNAIAEQMTTFAEDLRAQPEQLNSKEPPYAHPYYWAAFVVMGYPF, translated from the coding sequence ATGTTGCAGCAATGGTTGAAAACAATCTCAAAACGCATTGGTACGGCATCAGAGTCGCCAGAATTTGAACTCGGAGCAGAAAACGCGAGAGGCATCAACGCGGATCAACCCCTCAACGATCGCGATTATGAATTCCTCTTTACTCAACTCCTCGAAGGCATTGCCCACGGTTGGCAACCGGTGCGAATCCAACGCTTTTTTGAGACCTTGGCGACACGAGGCACGATCGCCCAGTGGAGCGAATGGCTGCAACGCTACGGCACGAAGATTTTGGCTTCTTCAGCACCCAACATCACCTTGGCGCGGCGGATGGTGGCGTTGGGAGAACAGACCCGCAGCTTACCGGAGTTGAAGCAGTTTGGCGAAACGGCGAGCGGCATTGGTCGCCTCCTGTTGGCACGCGATCGCAAGGATGATAATGATACGTGGCAGTACGATGAGCAACCCCTCGCGCCGCCGCCGGTCTCTTCACCGGAGGAGGAATTACCGGCATCGTCGGAGCTAAACCCCCCGATCGCGACTCCCGATCTCCCGCCGGTTGAACCCCCCTCCCCCGTAACGGAGGCTGCAATTCCCGCCAGCGAGGATAGCGAGGAAGAACCGAAGGCGATTCCTTTGGATGAATTGTTGGTGCGGCTCCAGGGGGATGAAAATTTGGTGCAACAGGTGGCCCAGCGGTTGGGGTTAGACACGAGCGATCCTCAAGAGATTATTCAGGAGTTGGTGCGACAGATTAATCAACGCAATGCGGCGACGGAATCGAGTCCGACCCCGGCAGCCGCGCCCATCATGGGGAATGCTGCGGCTGAACAGGCCTTTAATGAGGGGGTGCAGTCCTATGAGGCGGGGCGGTATGAAGAGGCGATCGCTTCCTGGGATCGGGCGATTCAACTGAAGCCGGACTATCACCAGGCCTGGGGCAATCGGGGCTTGGGGTTAAAAAATTTGAAGCGGTACGAAGAGGCGATCGCGTCCTATGGTCGAGCGGTGGAGTTAAAGCCGGACTTCTACAAGGCTTGGTATAACCGGGGTTTGGCTCTGGATGAGTTGAATCGCTACCCGGAAGCGATCGCCGCCTATGATCAGGTGATTGCCATTCGCCCAGAGTTCCACAAGGCTTGGTTTAGTCGGGGCAATAGTTTGGAGCAGTTGGGCGAGTTTGAAGGGGCGATCGCCGCCTACAGCCAAGCGATTCACCTGAAAGAGGATTTCCAAAAAGCCTGGTTTAATCGTGGCCAATGCCTCAATCAATTGGGCCGCTACGATGAGGCGATCCACAGTTTTGATGGGGCGCTCCACCTGAGAAAAGATGACCTCGAAGGCTGGCAGCAGCGCGGTTTTGCCTTTATGGCGCTGGGTCAATACGATGAGGCGGTGAATAGCTATGCGCGGGCCCTGTCGATTACCCCCAATGATCCGGATCTCCTCAGTGCCCAAGGGGAAGCCCTGGCCGGGGCGGGGAGCTATGCCCAAGCCCTGGCGGTCTATGACCAAGTGATTACCCACCATGGTGATCTGCCGTTGGTGTGGTGTCAGCGGGGTCAGGTGTTGGCATCGTTGGGGTGGGAAAACGATGCGATCGCCTCCTATCGCCATGCCCTGGAATTGGATGTCTCCCTAGCACCGGCCTGGTATGGGTGCGGCGAAATTCTCAGCCAACACCGTGACTATATCGGGGCCCTAGATTGCTACGATCACGCCCTCCAACGGGAACCCCAAGCCACCTTAGCCTGGGTGAGCCGCGCTCAAGTCCTCCTGGCCCTTGATCGCACCGAAGAAGCGATCGCCTCCTTTGACCGTTCCCTCCAGTTGCAAACCCACCGCTGGCAAGCCTGGCAAGGGCGCAGCCAAGCGGCCCGCCAATCCCCCCACCCGGACTTGCTCCTTACCTCCCTCAGTGGCCTCGCCCAAAACCATCCCGCCCTCAATCAACGGGGCTACGACGGTCAATTGGCGACCCTGCTCCATGGCTTAGAGCAGGTTTCCCCGCAGCAATACCCCGAAGCCTGGGCCCGGATTCAGCACCATCTGGGCTTGGCGATCGTTGCCGAAGCCTTGGAAACCGCAGAACCCGCATCCCGGTTACGCCAAGCCCTCACCCATTACGACGCGGCGCTGCAATGCCTCGATGCGGACCAGTTTCCCCAGGCCTATTTGGAGATTCTGCAAGCGAAAATCCTCGCCGAACTGCATTTAGAAGAGTTCAGCCAGGCCCAAGCCACCTATCGCCAAGGGCGCGATCGCTGCCAAAACATCCTCAATGATGCCAATGTGACATGGGAGCACAAACGACAGTTGGCCATGGCCATGGCGGTGCTCAATCAGCTTTATGTAGATGTGATGATCCAGGCGGGCGAGTTGGCCACGGCATTGGAATGGGCCGAACAAAGTCGGAATTTTGCGATCGCTTGGCTCTGGGAACGGCTCCCCCTCCAGGAAGGCAGCCTCAAATGGGCGGAAATTCAGCGCCGCCTCGACGACAACACCGCCATGCTCTACTGGCATTGCAGCCCAGCGGGCCTGACTACCTTTGTGATCACCGCCCAAACCGCTGAACCCGTCGTCCTCGGCCATACCCCCAATGTGGTGTTGAATGTGGTGCTCAGTCCCTCGTTGCGATCGCGCGTCGAACAGGCCAAGCAAAACAGCGAAGCCTCCCTCTCGATCCTCCTCGAACTCCTGGGCATGGAATCCGAAACCCCCACCCTCACCCCCGAACCGGAACCCGCCCCCCCCGCCCCCACAGGCCTCGATGCCCGCACCCAACGCGAGCAATTCCTCCCCTGGTTCAACACCTGGCAAACCCACAGCACCGAACCCGGCTGGCTCCAGGTTCACCTCCCGGAACAACTGCGCCACTTGGATCAACTCCTCGGCATCGCATCCCTCCTCGACACCTTCAAAGACAAAGCGATCAACCATCTGATCCTCGTCCCCCATCAAGCCCTCCAAGCCCTACCCCTCCATGCCCTCTTCCCCGATCGCTTCACGATCAGCTATCTCCCCAGTCTCCGCCTCGCCCAACCCTCCAGCCTGCCGCCGATTAGCACCCCCTCACCCACAGCCAACCCCTGGCCCCAATCCGAAGCCGATGAAGATTGGCTCTCCCTCGGCCTCGCCGATACCCCTACGCCAGAGCAACCGGATGTGTCGCTGCTCTGCTTAGAATCTCAACTCGATAGCCGGCCCGATGTGGCCTTAGAAACCGGGCTAGTCTGTCACCAATTCACCAAAGTGCAGCGGCTCAACGCGGACATTACCTCCGCCACGGCTAGCCGTCAGTTTCTCGGCGGCGGCTACCGCTATTGGCATTGCTTCACGCCCATCATGCAAAACAGCAAACAACCGCCCCAGTCCTACCTGGCCCTCAACGATCGCACCAAACTCACCTTTGCAGACTTGGGATCATTGGCCTTGGGCGAATGTGAACTCATTAGCTTTGCCTATCCGCCCCAAACCACAACCCCCTATCCTGCCATTGAACCGGATCTGGTGAATGGGATGACGGCGCTGCTCAGTCAAGGGGTGACCTATGTGCTCTATCCCCTGTGGGAGGTGGATGGCCACGCCCGGATGCTGTTTATGATTGAGTTTTATCGCCGTTTGGCCTTAGGGAGTTCGGCGATCGTCGCCCATAAACAGGTGCAACTGTGGTTACGCACGGTGACCCCCCAGGAGTTGGTGCGCTGGTATCTCGATCGCGCCCAGGATATGGAAACCGCCCCCAATGCGATCGCAGAACAGATGACTACCTTTGCGGAAGACCTCCGCGCCCAACCGGAGCAGCTCAACAGCAAAGAACCCCCCTACGCCCACCCCTATTACTGGGCGGCCTTTGTGGTGATGGGTTATCCCTTTTAA
- a CDS encoding CobW family GTP-binding protein — MQTADSQTVAPAMKTPKLGLPVTIITGFLGSGKTTLLNHILSNQDGLRTAVLVNEFGEIGIDNELIITTEDDMVELSNGCICCTINEDLVNAVYKVLERDDSIDYLVVETTGLADPLPVALTFLGTELRDMTRLDSIVTTVDCENFSLDLFNSEAAYSQIVYGDVILLNKVDLVDAADVDALEVRIRDIKRDARIMRTTKSQAPLPLILSVGLFDSAKYFDAAPDSHDHDHHAHDHQDHDCHDSQCTDPSHDHSHAHSDHGDHAHDQDCHDSQCTDPSHDHNHAHHNHSHSDHLAMDGFTSLSFFSDKPLSIRQFQSFLDNELTPNIFRAKGILWFEESPSRHIFHLSGKRFSIEDDEWGDRPQQTQLVLIGQDLDHDKLRQQLQACVLG, encoded by the coding sequence ATGCAAACCGCTGATTCACAAACCGTCGCGCCCGCGATGAAGACCCCGAAGCTGGGCCTGCCTGTTACAATCATCACCGGCTTTTTGGGCAGCGGCAAAACCACCCTCCTGAATCACATCCTCAGCAACCAAGACGGACTCCGCACCGCCGTTTTGGTCAATGAATTTGGCGAAATTGGCATTGATAACGAACTAATCATTACCACCGAAGACGACATGGTGGAACTGAGCAACGGCTGCATCTGCTGCACCATTAACGAAGACCTGGTGAATGCAGTCTATAAAGTCCTCGAACGGGACGACAGTATTGATTATCTCGTCGTCGAAACCACCGGCCTCGCCGATCCCTTGCCGGTAGCCCTCACCTTTTTAGGGACAGAACTCCGAGACATGACCCGCCTTGATTCCATCGTGACCACCGTCGATTGCGAAAACTTTAGCCTGGACTTATTTAATAGTGAAGCCGCCTACAGTCAGATCGTCTATGGTGATGTAATTTTGCTCAACAAAGTTGATCTCGTCGATGCAGCGGATGTGGATGCCCTAGAGGTGCGGATTCGTGACATTAAGCGCGATGCCCGGATCATGCGAACGACAAAATCCCAAGCCCCGCTGCCCTTGATCCTCAGTGTGGGGCTGTTCGATTCGGCAAAATATTTCGACGCAGCACCAGACAGCCATGATCATGACCATCACGCCCATGATCATCAGGATCACGACTGCCACGATTCCCAATGCACCGACCCAAGCCACGATCATAGCCATGCCCATTCTGATCATGGCGATCACGCCCATGATCAGGACTGCCACGATTCCCAATGCACCGATCCGAGCCACGATCACAACCATGCCCATCACAACCACAGCCATTCGGATCACTTGGCTATGGATGGGTTTACGTCGCTCTCCTTTTTCAGTGATAAACCCCTGTCCATTCGGCAGTTTCAATCCTTTTTAGATAATGAGTTAACGCCGAATATTTTCCGGGCGAAGGGGATTTTGTGGTTTGAGGAAAGTCCGAGCCGCCATATTTTTCACCTTAGCGGTAAGCGGTTTTCCATTGAAGATGACGAGTGGGGCGATCGCCCCCAACAAACCCAACTCGTCCTCATCGGCCAAGATTTAGATCACGATAAGCTCCGCCAACAACTTCAGGCTTGCGTTTTGGGGTAA
- a CDS encoding peptide ligase PGM1-related protein yields MIPLPSTEQFRALQRQLRDYVDNIDMFDQDDFDILVIPSFSIDQDQLIKVPGFLHYEERLLCSLIRLRNPQTRMIYVTAQPLAPMIVDYYLQLLPGIPFSHARDRLLLLSTHDASHKSLSQKILERPRLMNRIQKAMRPEKSYMVCFNSTALEQELSLQLGVPLLASCPDLLYWGSKSGSREIFAAAGIPHPDGSPLAWTIEGLLDQIVAVWARNPDVLRLVIKLNEGFSGEGNAVLDLRPILDCPMEQRRGVIAAQFPRLSFQAQGETWAHFSQRISDLGAIAEVFIEGDEKRSPSFQGYITPAGTVKILSTHDQILGGPDGQIYLGCRFPADERYRLALQTFGLQVGELLAKKGALERYGVDFIATPDPSKPHGWGIYAIEINLRKGGTTHPFMALQLLTNGLYNPDTGHFCTQGQEKYYVASDNLQKPQYCGLLPPDLMDIITRHRLHFDSSTKTGTIFHLMGALSEFGKLGLTSIGNSFAEAEAIYQEVEAVLDFETQQITPQTPQAPLPMTWRS; encoded by the coding sequence ATGATCCCCCTCCCCTCCACTGAGCAATTCCGAGCATTGCAAAGGCAACTCCGCGACTATGTGGACAACATTGATATGTTCGATCAAGATGACTTTGATATCCTCGTCATCCCCTCTTTCAGCATCGATCAAGATCAACTAATCAAAGTCCCTGGGTTTCTCCATTACGAAGAACGGCTCCTCTGCTCCTTAATTCGGTTGCGCAATCCCCAAACGCGGATGATCTACGTGACGGCGCAACCCCTCGCCCCGATGATCGTGGACTATTACTTGCAACTGCTGCCGGGAATTCCCTTTTCCCATGCCCGCGATCGCCTCCTCCTCCTCTCCACCCACGACGCATCCCATAAATCCCTCTCCCAAAAAATCCTCGAACGCCCCCGCCTGATGAACCGCATCCAAAAAGCGATGCGACCGGAAAAGTCCTATATGGTGTGTTTTAATTCCACGGCGTTAGAGCAGGAACTTTCGCTGCAATTGGGCGTGCCGCTGTTGGCCTCCTGCCCGGATTTGCTCTATTGGGGGTCAAAAAGTGGCAGCCGCGAAATCTTTGCCGCCGCCGGGATTCCCCATCCCGACGGCAGCCCGTTGGCTTGGACCATTGAGGGCTTGCTGGATCAAATTGTGGCGGTGTGGGCGCGGAATCCGGACGTGTTGCGGCTGGTGATTAAGCTCAATGAGGGGTTTTCCGGGGAAGGCAATGCGGTGCTGGATCTGCGGCCGATTTTAGACTGTCCGATGGAGCAGCGACGCGGCGTGATCGCGGCCCAGTTCCCCCGCCTCAGTTTCCAAGCTCAAGGGGAAACCTGGGCACATTTTTCCCAACGGATTTCGGATTTGGGTGCGATCGCCGAAGTCTTCATCGAAGGGGATGAGAAGCGATCGCCCAGCTTCCAAGGCTACATCACCCCCGCCGGAACCGTTAAAATCCTCTCCACCCACGACCAAATCCTCGGCGGTCCCGACGGTCAAATCTACCTCGGCTGTCGCTTTCCCGCCGACGAACGCTATCGCCTCGCCCTCCAAACCTTCGGCCTCCAAGTCGGCGAACTCCTCGCCAAAAAAGGCGCTCTCGAACGCTACGGCGTAGACTTCATCGCCACCCCCGACCCCTCGAAACCCCACGGCTGGGGCATCTATGCGATCGAAATTAACCTCCGCAAAGGCGGCACAACTCACCCCTTCATGGCCCTACAACTCCTCACCAACGGCCTCTACAACCCCGACACTGGCCACTTCTGTACCCAAGGCCAAGAAAAATACTACGTCGCCTCCGACAACCTCCAAAAACCCCAATATTGCGGCCTCCTCCCCCCCGATCTGATGGACATCATCACCCGTCACCGCCTCCACTTCGACAGCAGCACCAAAACCGGCACTATCTTCCACCTCATGGGTGCATTGTCGGAGTTTGGCAAATTGGGGTTAACCAGTATCGGCAATTCCTTCGCCGAAGCCGAGGCAATCTATCAAGAAGTGGAGGCGGTCTTAGATTTTGAAACCCAACAGATCACCCCCCAAACCCCCCAAGCCCCCCTCCCCATGACCTGGCGCAGCTAG
- a CDS encoding RNA-binding S4 domain-containing protein, translating into MTETQAPFIKLDQFLKWKGIAQTGGEAKLMIQNGEVCVNGEVETRRGKKLRTGDRVTFSSQDYDVNL; encoded by the coding sequence ATGACTGAAACCCAAGCTCCCTTTATTAAGCTCGATCAATTTCTCAAATGGAAAGGCATTGCCCAAACCGGCGGCGAGGCAAAGTTAATGATTCAAAATGGCGAAGTCTGTGTTAATGGGGAGGTGGAAACCCGACGCGGTAAGAAGTTAAGGACGGGCGATCGCGTCACCTTTTCGAGCCAAGACTACGACGTAAATTTGTAA